Part of the Tolypothrix sp. PCC 7910 genome, TTATTGATGGAATATCGCTACCATGCAGAACAGCAGGGAATTGAACGGGCTATTCCTTATTTGTTTGATAAAATCCGGTATTTAGAGAGTTATAAATTCGACTCAAAGAACTTAGAAAAAATTCGTAAAAGTCGTTTAGATGAAGCGAAGCTGTTATTAGGTTTGCGTTTAATTAAGAAGGGTGAAATACTAAAAGGCAGAGAGCTAGTTTTAGCAGGAAAATCTGCTTCAGCTACTAAGGCTTGGACTGGTTTACTGTTGTCATTGTTAACAGATAGTTTACGGAGTAAGATATTTACGCTTAAACTCTCAAAAAGGCTATAACGACATTATTCCAACTATTGCTCCTATTGTTGAAGAGTTTGCTGATGTAAAATTTATTTGGATTGGTGAAGGCGAACAGCATAAATATTTATTTAAAAAATTAAAAGAATGTGGTTTAGAAGATAATGTATTATTCTTAGGTTACCGTTCTGATATTTCTAGATTATTAAAAGCTGCTGATATTTTTGTTTTTCCGACTCATTTTG contains:
- a CDS encoding glycosyltransferase family 4 protein, which encodes MVEEFADVKFIWIGEGEQHKYLFKKLKECGLEDNVLFLGYRSDISRLLKAADIFVFPTHFEGLPFAPIEAMAHDPPIVASDASSIPELIEDKVHGLLFSVGNSN